A stretch of Lachancea thermotolerans CBS 6340 chromosome D complete sequence DNA encodes these proteins:
- the MCP1 gene encoding Mcp1p (weakly similar to uniprot|Q12106 Saccharomyces cerevisiae YOR228C Hypothetical ORF) encodes MGLKEVTPEPIRNLRPVEGIEKPSGILNFLNARFVRLSLRKIQKHSIWPLMVYFPLHAVNTLVVPAISPESAPNDVLMMVRAILPGFTSALLKWSITAHVLSGLALRIWGSFSRWKTHRRRGKSIPQDQKERESQRAIGLIGGLSGYCIGVSKQLAYNPQVVTGYILTPLLWYHGRIMKEVPLEQDFGAIDIDFPKWILQNDNAFIKWFGGILPLSVLIWAASYHVVAGFCNFAKIRRMDVRKSLSTLILFLTTSGIISLWRLSKSSPVFQASSFPQILRRVF; translated from the coding sequence ATGGGGCTCAAAGAGGTCACGCCCGAACCAATACGCAACCTTAGACCTGTGGAAGGTATAGAAAAGCCCAGCGGGATCCTTAATTTTCTTAATGCACGATTCGTAAGGCTTTCACTACgcaaaatccaaaaacatTCGATATGGCCCCTAATGGTATATTTCCCTTTGCACGCGGTTAACACCCTAGTCGTACCTGCCATCTCTCCAGAGAGTGCGCCAAATGACGTCCTCATGATGGTGCGAGCTATTTTGCCTGGATTTACTAGTGCTCTACTTAAGTGGTCAATTACGGCTCATGTTCTTAGCGGTCTAGCATTACGCATCTGGGGTTCTTTCTCGAGATGGAAGACCCATAGAAGAAGAGGTAAGTCTATACCCCAGGACCAAAAGGAGCGTGAATCACAGCGAGCTATCGGCCTTATCGGAGGGTTGTCTGGCTACTGCATTGGTGTCAGTAAACAACTTGCCTACAACCCCCAAGTTGTAACCGGTTACATTTTAACACCCCTTCTATGGTACCATGGCAGAATTATGAAGGAAGTTCCTCTTGAGCAAGACTTTGGAGCTATTGATATTGATTTCCCTAAGTGGATTCTACAAAACGATAATGCATTCATTAAGTGGTTCGGGGGAATTCTCCCCTTGTCTGTGCTAATCTGGGCTGCTAGCTACCATGTAGTAGCTGGATTCTGCAATTTTGCTAAGATAAGGCGGATGGATGTTAGAAAGTCTTTATCCACTCTTattcttttcttgacaaCTTCAGGCATTATCAGTCTCTGGAGACTGTCGAAAAGCTCTCCTGTTTTCCAGGCTTCATCCTTCCCACAAATTCTCAGGAgagttttttga
- the SPP1 gene encoding Spp1p (similar to uniprot|Q03012 Saccharomyces cerevisiae YPL138C), which produces MGVLPEWCPTYSSRKKDPVTGEEVFCICKKPDSGELMVGCDGCDDWFHFSCLKIPQKFNELVFSFFCPYCQCGITGPGASSGNLPKTLWRRKCRLPECYKPCAENSKYCSEDHAVSYMCNLIGRVESKGFDAQDVLRQMLQNSDLEKFQKMGHEGVPTPPEGLAPGLFEGDARLRDLESQADKIRTLTRPEIEQQLKKLEAYVAWVKRVNHLLFTSASEDQDGGSSSKNSRALKRKKKSTKPKSICGYHPELRIVCSAEEFAPQYNESEIELYSVCCKLRCPRHLDWAGIQETSLRFQLETLESSLERLALLQKIREDQLKMQVYKELSKSKQA; this is translated from the coding sequence ATGGGCGTGCTTCCGGAATGGTGTCCGACTTACAGTTCTCGCAAGAAAGATCCAGTTACGGGTGAAGAGGTGTTTTGTATATGTAAAAAGCCGGATTCTGGGGAGCTAATGGTGGGGTGCGATGGATGCGACGATTGGTTTCATTTCTCGTGTTTGAAAATCCCACAAAAGTTCAACGAACTTGTGTTCTCATTCTTCTGTCCATATTGCCAATGCGGAATCACGGGTCCTGGTGCGTCCTCTGGGAACTTGCCCAAAACACTGTGGAGGCGAAAATGCCGACTGCCCGAATGCTACAAGCCGTGCGCGGAAAACAGCAAGTACTGTAGTGAGGACCATGCGGTGAGCTACATGTGCAACCTCATTGGTCGCGTGGAGAGCAAGGGCTTCGATGCGCAAGACGTGTTGCGGCAAATGCTCCAAAATTCGGACCTGGAGAAGTTCCAGAAAATGGGGCACGAGGGCGTACCGACACCACCGGAGGGGCTTGCACCTGGATTGTTCGAGGGTGATGCCCGGCTACGTGATCTAGAATCTCAGGCAGACAAGATACGCACGCTAACTAGGCCGGAGattgagcagcagctcaagaaacttgaggCCTACGTGGCCTGGGTAAAACGTGTCAATCATCTGCTCTTCACCTCTGCGTCCGAAGACCAGGATGGCGGTTCTAGCAGTAAGAACTCGCGGGCTCtcaagcgcaagaagaaaagtACGAAGCCAAAATCAATCTGCGGCTATCACCCGGAACTTCGTATTGTCTGTTCTGCGGAGGAGTTCGCGCCGCAGTACAACGAAAGCGAAATAGAGTTGTATTCCGTCTGTTGCAAGCTAAGATGTCCTAGGCATCTGGACTGGGCAGGTATCCAAGAGACTTCGCTTCGATTCCAACTCGAAACTTTGGAATCCTCGCTAGAACGCTTGGCGCTCTTACAAAAAATTAGGGAAGACCAACTCAAAATGCAGGTCTACAAGGAGCTATCAAAGTCTAAGCAGGCATAA